The following DNA comes from Macrobrachium rosenbergii isolate ZJJX-2024 chromosome 37, ASM4041242v1, whole genome shotgun sequence.
ataaacattctcatttttaaaggaaaagattCTCTCAACAGAAACTTAGAGGTCGAGGCTGAAAGTAATTACTTGTGAAAATTATTACGTTGCACAATGtacaaaaatggtgaaaatatttttatatgaatatattctcaTAAAGATCATTCCTGACAGCCATTTAGAATAAGAGTAATGATCATCATCGTAAGataattttttctgtcatttcagaaggaaaaatgaagattGGAGTTTTCCTTCTTAAGTTCTCGCTCGTCGCAGCTCAAGGTAAACAAAAATCCTACAGAAATTCTTGAATGATTAAccatgaagacttttttttttatcccttcttatttctaaaaactttttgtttgcaaggcttccttcctttctcctatCGTAGTATGGCAGTTGAAACCGGCGTTGCCTTTTAAGATGTCAAATAACTTTTGCATTAGGACCAATGGATACCAAGTTTACCTTCAGACATTTTTTTCCAAGTgatatttgcttgttttgcctatTGCAGTGTAACAATACTTTTTCATGTCATTCTTTCCCAAGTTTCAAACAACTTTTTGCATGTAATGTTTTAAGTTCaaagcaacttttttttacatatgatgtTTTCTGAAGTTGTGTTTTAATTACTATTTCCAACTGAATTTCTTTATTCaaagtagtcttttttttttgtaatttgccctaattatttttttttactgaaatatggTAACCTATACATTACAAATATTGGTTCAGACATTTACGTTTAGAAAGAGATTTcctttgacactttttttttacgtttttcacTGCAGTATGAAACctatttcattacaaattacattaaattatatataacatgtttatttttaacGACCCTTCACAAATAACGTTCGCTTACCTCGCCCGTTGCTGTAaggcaacattaaaaaaaaaaaagacgttgaTCAAAATCGTTATCCGTGGAACGTTTCCTTATCTTTCCTTCTTTCGCCAGGGATAGTTTTCCCCGGCGGGAACACAGCGAACAAAGAGCGCGAGGCTGAGGTGAACAACAGGTTGTCCGAACTCCTGGGAGTTGGCGTCAGGAATGGACTACCGCCTGTATCTACCACACCAGGCTCCAATGACTGCACGACGCCTTCGCAGGAAAGAGGTGAGCTGACGACGAGTGTCTTTAATTACTatttccgtaggggggtagtgccgtcagtgcgcctcgcgcggtgcactgtaggcattacttaaggttctttgcggagtcccttcggcctttagctgcaacctctatcattcctttttgctgtacctcttctcacattgtctttcttcctaacacctttcaaatcttttactgtcaacttccgtttcggcgctgaatggcctcgtaggtcccagtgcttggcctttggcctaaattctatatccaattcagtTTAATTACTCTAGGCATACAGCCTAGAGCTCAGAATCCATTTTCTTACTCATTTTAAAGGTATCTGATTTGTGTGTCTTATTAACATgctaattatacatttattttgcttttattcgttttttcttGCACGATGTACTCACTTTATTATGAGATGTGTCAgtaaacaattcttgtttttataaagaataataaattctGTACTAGATCTATCAGTTTTTCTTGTACGATATAGTCACTTTATTATGAAATGTATCAGTCAACGATGATTGTTTTTATAAGGAATAATAAAATTCTgtattaggttttttttattaattgcatTTAAAATTCTGTCTTTGAAGAAACTTATTCCTTTTCTTCACACGCAGGCACATGTGGTCCAATAAGTCAGTGTCAAAGTTATGTACCGCTTCTGAGACAACTCCGGGACAGCAACACCCTCACTTTTCTTCGGCGAAGGATATGCAGGTAATtcagagggagaggaggaggaagtgggtgCTACTCTTTTATTCCTCGAGAGAGGAATCTCTGAAGGACAAACTGACAGGGGCAGATGTATGAACGCAGAAAAAAGTTCTGTGAATTTTCCTAACAATGAACAATTTGCAATGATATTGaccagaattttatgaaaatttgaatttttttagctTGCCCTAAGAatttaatttagctgtgttcttTTGCCTGATAAAGCATAGCTGTGTTTCTTTCTTGTCAAGTGCtgcaaaaaattatgataatacgATGCCACTTTGCTTTTCTTGAAAGGCGAAAGTTTGGATAAGCATTCACTAAGTTCATCatgaagtgaaagaaaagaattacTGGAATTCTCCGAATGATTGCAGATTGCTTCCTCGTAGTCTGCACTTCTGCTGCCCAACAGCGACTTCCCCTTCAGCCACCCCAAATACTTCGGGTGGTCCGGTCGCCATCCCAAGCCAGAACGAATGCGGGTTGCCGTCCGTTGAAAGGGTCATTGGAGGTGACGAGGCAGAGGTGAGCAAAGTTCCCATGTCAGTGTTCTTGGAAGCACGCCTGATACACCTTCTCATCTAGAATGGCTTGAATTTCCTACTAACTGACTTAGCCATTCAAGGCTAGCTAGTTGATTTTTCAGACCGGAGAAATAATTGGTTTTCTCAACTGCAGGGATGACGTTATTGTTACATCGCTTTTATAGAAACCACTTACATTTGAAGTTTTAGTGATTGAAAAACAAGCAGAGAAAACTTACACTTAATGCCCAGTCATTAACATTTGGCCGTTTCCGTTAAATATCTCATACCCGAGGTGATACGTCTCGACGCAAGACTAAAAAGAGCCCAGATGATCACTCATCTAGGAAACCTGTCCATGAATAAACCTTCGAGAATCACTTATGAAACATTTTGCATCCATTTGTATGAACAGTTAAGAACGCGCTCCATAAATAAGTGAACTCCGATATTTTTACCTGTAACTCTACAAAGCTCTTGACTGATCcccaaaaaatgtcattttgattaTGGTTCCACTCTGATTAGGGTATATTAGGCTGTTCATACTCACAAGGGTGATCagtctcattttcattctttgtttcatAAACCCTTTTAAACGGCTGGCAAATTTATGTAACCTTCATGTTTTAATTTCTTCTATGTCTGCGTATAGAACGTGGGCAACAAAGAACGGATGATCAAAATTATACCGCAGAAAAGTGAGTTCTTTGATATCGTGTTCGACAAAAAATGCCTAGTTCTCGTATACGTGTGCGTCTTGCGCcgtaatattttattgttatcatcagGATCCAGAGAAGGTTATCATAAACAtgttaaaaatgcgccaaagtttcttcggcgcaatcgattttcctgtacagccactacagtgcataatcaagacCATCGAAAGTAGATCTGTCTTACGGTGGTcccggtatattgctgtatgaatcgcggaccatgaaactttaaccacgggtagGTGGtagcctgttctatatcgttgtcagaagcacgatcatggctaactttaaccctacataaaataaaaactaccgaggctagagggctgtaatttggtatgtttaatgattggagggtggatgatcaacataccgatttgtagccctctagcctctgtagtttttaagatctgaggaagggaggacagaaaaagtgtggacagaaaaaaaatgcggacggaatacgagtaaagtgcggacagaaaaaagtgcggacggacagataaagccggcacaatagttttcttttacagaaaactataaagtgACTTGTGATTAAATTCACAAGAACAGCTATCATAgctaaaaaaatgtcataaacaaatCATGACCTTAGAAAATGAATCATTCTTCATTAAAAGGGAGACTAGAATAAATATGATTAGGAAAATTGTATCCAACAATATGCTTATACTCACTGATAATGCTAAGCGTGCTTTCCTCAAAACCACAGCTAACTTTGCACTGCGTAGCATGATGGTCAACTGTGGTAAAATTCCCTTCCGTGTCTTGTCAAAAATAAGCTGTTGTTGGATACAATTTTCCTAATCATATACAAATTCTAGTCTCCCCTTTCAATGAAGAATGATTCATTTTCTAAGGCATAAACTGATTTCGgtattttgacattttcctttccgtgatttgtttatgaaataatcttTTTTCCATACTAAATTGCAGACCACATGTAAATTCAAGATAATGAGAACCACTTTCTCATTATCTCTTCAAGGATTTCCAATCCTGGACCATATTCTGACCCACCTTGCTTCAGTTCACATAGAGTAAGCTGATTCATTCACGTGACGGAGTCCGTTTGGTCAGACTTGAATACCACACAGGACTTGACCACACAGGACTCAGCCATTGCCTCTCTAAAACGGGTGTTAGCTGGCGAACCATTTCACCCTAAGGTTAGGGATCATATTAACGCCTGCACTGTTAGAAAGCCAATGAACAATTTGGAGTGACTTGCCAATTATGATAATTAATGGCTTACAAATAAGAGAATCTATGTCAAAATTGTGTTCGAAAAGCAAAACTGAACATGATTCTTCGATTCACCGTATTTAGTAGATTTTCGCTCGTACCCATTTCTCTTCCACAGTTTATGGttcatgtaattctaatatcaCATATATGCACCTTAAATTTTAGAAGCACTGAAAATTTTATCATCTCCGACCAAGCGTGTGaccaaaacaatataaaattggCAATTTATCTGTAAGGTtcctattactatttttttatgtcCGTACAACCAAAAAAAGTACTTTGGTTAAAATAAGAACACACTAAATGTTTTGGAGTGAACGCTCCATCCATTTATTCCTTCAGTTAGAAAAGGGCGTTCTCAATTGTTCCCATCCGTTTGTTATTATTCTATCTATATTTTTCCCTTCCCAATTATTTTTCCGCGGGAAAAACTTTTAGCttgtttctcaataataataataataataataataataataataataataataataataataatatgtaagggTTATAATTTGCAATGTCTAAAACTACGTTCAGAAACAGTAGTGTTCTTGCATCCAAATGATCCTGTGTTACGTAAATACTAATACTAACATTCCTGTTTTAACATGTGATCGACATCGAATATAGTTTTGGTATTAAAACTGGTATCATCGATAAAATTCTCATTGATTTTTGTTAGTGCAAATTAAGAGCTGACCAATTAATTAATGACAGTGTAATAACGTGACCTTTTTCCCTGGCAACATCAGATCGGCATCTGGCCCTGGGCTACGGCTATCGGTCGGCCCACAGCCAACAACGGCTTCCAAAGCATCTGTGGAGGGTCCCTCATCACCAGGCGTCACGTTCTGTCAGCGGCCCACTGCTTCGTCGTCCCAGACGTTCCACAGGAGTAAGTACGAATTCTTGACAGGCCTTTCAAcgataattattacttttatattattactgttattcagaagataaacccctattcataaggaacaaacctATAggaccgttgacttgaaattctagcttccaaagaatatggggttcatttgaAAGGTTACAAAAGATAATCTCTTAAGGCCTCTTAGAGTCTAAAAGAGCAAGGACCTCATTCATTATAGATGGATTTTatcaaaaatatcacaaacagaTGTTAGGAGCCCCTGCTTATTTTCTAAACtttaatcctcttttttttttttcgaaggttAAGGACCCACGTGCGGTTAGGAGAACACGATCTGACAAGCGCATCCGACGGCCTCGTCCCCCAAGACATCAAGATTGCTTCTCAGCGGACGAATGGCTACGACAGCTTCACAAAAGCTAATGACATCGAACTCTTGATCCTAGAAAAGGACGCCGTATTCCACGGTTCGTTCTCACGCTGGTCATCTATAATTCAGTTCTGTTTCTGATCTTTCTCGCTGAGTCCTTCGAGTTTCATCGAATTGGCTGCCGTAGTTTTGCTACGCAAAGGCCCGCAATGAAATTTTGCCACTCATGCCTTAATCATGATTTCGTTTCCACAGTTC
Coding sequences within:
- the LOC136825461 gene encoding venom protease-like encodes the protein MKIGVFLLKFSLVAAQGIVFPGGNTANKEREAEVNNRLSELLGVGVRNGLPPVSTTPGSNDCTTPSQERGTCGPISQCQSYVPLLRQLRDSNTLTFLRRRICRLLPRSLHFCCPTATSPSATPNTSGGPVAIPSQNECGLPSVERVIGGDEAEIGIWPWATAIGRPTANNGFQSICGGSLITRRHVLSAAHCFVVPDVPQELRTHVRLGEHDLTSASDGLVPQDIKIASQRTNGYDSFTKANDIELLILEKDAVFHDFVKPVCLPIAAALKNSMFENQNATVIGWGRFSFEASAPRSSNVLMEADVPIVPLGPCSTVYRTRTLGTVVDQTNLCAGQGTTDACSGDSGGPLNYNNPSNGRYYLIGIVSHGVSCATSEFPGVYTRVGAFIDWIVSNIQSTVV